A genome region from Thermodesulfobacteriota bacterium includes the following:
- a CDS encoding ACT domain-containing protein: MTTKEHSRSAILLIHCPDRKGIVSTITEFIFKNEGNILYLDQHVDTEQ; encoded by the coding sequence ATGACTACGAAAGAACATAGCAGATCGGCGATATTACTTATTCACTGCCCGGATAGAAAAGGCATAGTATCTACGATTACCGAATTTATATTTAAAAATGAAGGGAACATATTGTATCTGGATCAGCACGTGGATACGGAGCAAGA